The genomic DNA TGTCGCCGATACATTGTATCCTGAGCGAGAGCCGGTCCGTGACCCGTTGCAATAGTTATGCTGAGGTGTATTGTGCGCGCGTAAAGCGTTCGAGTTAAGCTCATGATCATATCATATGTCAGAAACTACCGTGCACATTCTATTTTCATGTAAATTAACCGGTCTTTGAGTTGTAGATGCGACCATCTTCCACTAGTGCTCCACATATATAACTAACCCTTCATCCTTCATGCTAACATCCTTTGCTTGCAGCCAGGAAACAACCAAACGCGATTCTCTGGCACGTTGAATTGAAACTACGGAGTAAAGGTCTGACCTGTCTTGAACCAAGGAAACAAAATaaaacaaaaacatacaacagtcgggattcgctggtggtcacccacccaactactaaccgaccggcgtgtggcttaagtacggctgagcggacgggaagccctgttctccacaccctatggtcgtatgtaccaAGACTCTGACGTGAAAGATCTATATAGCAATTTTGCGTCTGAAATTGGACACTCATGCGGACCCTTTTTGACGTCAATGCCTGGGAATGTACCCTAGAACCTTTGCTCTTGTTTCACATTATGACATCCAGCATCAATAAAAAATATTTTGGTTCCTAGACTATCAGAAACTAGCCCACGTGACAATGGTCTGTGATTTCGATAAATGGATAAAAGATCCGAAAGTTAGAATCGACTCGTAGATTTTGTATCTCCCGACTGAGGTCGATTTGACGTCGGTGATTTGAAGCACATGCTATCCGAAGCGAAGGCAGTGAGGGTATCTAAATAGGATTCGTTATCATACCTATCGTCCTGGATCCACAATGAAGCTAGTAAGTCTGGTAACAAACATGGCGTGTAGGATTCACTTACCAGTCTaacattgatgatgttggtGCGTGCCACCCCGCAAAGGAGAGAGATGCGAACTGGGACCTGCCTTGCCAGCATGTCGAAACCGACCTGGGGTATTGCGTGCACGTACGGGGTAGACGATGTTCAGGGATAGTCATGTGATTTTAGAGCGGCTGCCAGTCTATTGCTCCATTTGGCAAACATGTGATTTAGGCGCTGTGCTATTTGTGGATGCCTTTACAACTCATCAATGTGGTCCGGTTTCTTTCCTTGGATTATTATCCGTTGCAATgcatacacacacacatacTTGTACATGCATCATACTGCGTCATTGTAGCTATCGAAGCGCTGTGTTGAAGTCGGTACTCGGTATAGAGTCGGCTCGGGATCGGTACGGTATCGGTACTCAGGTCGGCAAAGTATTACTGCCTTAGGCATTAAATTAATGCCATACACGCGCTAGATACGGAGATAGCCGAGATACTTACCTGTTTAAACGTCTGCCAAGTGCCAACGTCGCCCCTGGAACAGTCTTTTTTCGTTTTTTCTTCCCCCCAAACACAGCCCCTGCATTGAGCATTGCTTGTTTACTTCTATATGGAGATCTGTTTGGGATTGTGTGAACAGTCCAATTGTTTCAGGATTATAATAGTATCATTATTACTGTCAGTTTGCATGTGCTATACGTATGCCCTACGCGCCAGCCCAAGCAAGGGGagatggcgatggcgaaaGTTTACTTGTCGAAAAATTTCCCCCTTCGCTGCACGCCACAAACTCGTGGCTGGAATACTTCCGTATCTCGGCGATTTGTGATCTCGAGACAGGAAATGTAGCCAGTCAGCGACACCCCGTACTCAGTAGAGGACCACCGTATTCTTTCCAACCTTGTCATAATAACCAACCCCCGTACGTGCTTTTGACTAGTTTACCAGTAGCATTGCGGATCAGGATTTCGGCTCTGTTTTCTCGCAAGGTCTAGAATTCCGGTCCACTTATTTCTAGGCATTGCTTGTATCGAATGGGACTGAATGGGGACTGGGGGGACTATCAATGCTTGTTCTTTTTTGGGGCGGTCTCAGCCAGTCAATCCATGGTGTGGGATCACAAACCCGGTCATAAACCCTCCTTGTAGGTGGATACATGACTAACACCGTTTACACATAAGATGCATAATTGGATAATTAGAGCGCAGTTGGTGAGCACTATTTGCTGCAGtgttcatcatcatccactgcCAAGACTACCGCCCCGGGGGCCGCATGACGCCACTCCCCCCACCGGGTTCCTCCCGCGGGCCCATTATCCATCGGCCGGCCGCGTGATCCATTTTCGGGTTCCGGGGCAATGGAAGGCGATTCGCGGCCCTCCCGGTCTTTGCCAAGCCCAAGAAACGATCCCCCCGTGAGCTCCCGTTCCGTCCCGACTGCTCTCTATACGAGACGGTAGCTATTGACCTATTGTTCAAAGAAAAGCTACCTGCTGTAGGGAAACCAGGCCAAGCATCGGGCCAAGCCAAACCGGTTGACAAGGGTAGTTGCTTCTGCTGACTGTCGCCGCTGTCACAACCACAACGTGCCGGTAGCACCATAGCTTGATTGGTGTTCCCAATTGGGCCCTGTCTTATTCATACACACACAACACACAACAATGAAAACTTTTATGCTTTCTCCCTTGAGTAACACGTATCCCACAATGACGAAGTGAGCCAAACCCCCTACACTTTGGATTCCTGAAGAGGGTTGCCAAGAGAGCAATGGGGCTAGTCTGAGAAGGAAAATCGCAGAATGGCTCGAGACACATCATCCCATGCCAAATCAAGAAGCAATACTCAGCACCTGCAAGGAAAAGGGATCAAACCGTCGCTTAGAGATCGACTCGTTTCACTGAGATGCAATTATGCATAGACTAATAATGGCAAAGTATGAGCCATCTGCTGCAATCCCTTATGGTAATTGCAATTAAtccagaaacagaaaagtACTTCGATGCACCAGCGCCACGCTGCATCAGCCGATCTTCAGGATCTGCCGTATTCAATACAATACAGGAGTCTGGATTACGCTGTTTTGTCTACCTTCCCAGATGGGTTGACATACCGGAACtgtcttcttttttattttatttttatgcttctttctttttctagaGTACGCAATTAACATTCCTGATGGACTTTGCCAAGACGGCAGACAGCTTGTGAAGTGATAGTCGGAGGACAGCATCGACATTCATATATCGACTCCGGAGCTGCCTGGAGTCAGGATCAGGAGGATCTTAAATCTGAATCATTTCTATCTACTTTATCAATCTTCAATCTTTATTTCTTCCACTATCGTTCACTCTTTTATCTCGTTTGATATCTTTCCTAAACTGTCATCTTCCATAGCCTTAGGAACTTTTACATCTCTACCGCCACCATGTTAGTCTCATACAGTGCTCTCTATGCCGCAGAACACCGGAAGCCGACAGCTCCTACCAAGTCTGTCGCGGCGCCGGCACCGGCATTCACCCTCGACACCATCCACCACATCGAAGAAGCCCATATGATCCATCTGGGTCGTCAGGTCGAGGTCAGCAAGCAACTATTTCCCAATGAAGACTTCAAGCTCCATCAAGTCCCCAGCGGTGGTGTGGCTGCCCTCACCATCCCTTTTCTTGGTCAACAAATCAACCGCACTCTGGGTCTGGGCATGGAAGGCCCCGTGACAGACTACGACATCCGAGAACTCGAAGAACTTCACCGCGCATCCAACCTTCCTGTCTCGGTTCTCCTTTGCCCCTATGCCGACCCTAGTGCTCTGCAGATGCTGGCCGTCCGCGGCTACGGAGTCGACAGCTTCCTCAACATCTACGCTCGTTCTCTCAACGATATTCCCGTCAACATGGACCAGGAGCCAGAGTACACATTTGGCTTCGACACGCGAGTTTCAAGAGCACCTGCCACCGAAGCTGGAATGGCAGCTTTCGTGCACAACTCCGTCGCCGGCTTCATGGACAGCGGCCGTCCAGTGACATTCCTGCGCGCCGTGGCAGAGATGGCTGCCCTGCGAAAAGACACGATCCTCTACCTGGCGAAGATTGATGGCCAGATCGCGGGATGTGGTGCTCTGGCTCTCATGGAGACAGAATACGGGCGAGTCGCTCATATCTACATCGACAGCACTACGCCCGCATTCCGGGGTCGTGGTGTGCAACGAGCATTGATCCGGGCGCGTGTCCTAGATGCCAAACGCTTGGGTTACAACTTTGTGACCGTCCACGCCAATCCGGGTATTGGGACTGGGCGAAACGTGGAGAAGGAAGGCTTTAGGTTGGCCTTTACCAAGCCTATCTTCACGAAGCGACAAAACTAATTCGTTTTTGTTTCTGGTGGTTTTCTGCTTTCTCTAATGATGGTTTTTGCTTGTCTCACTAATGATACCTACACTCGGCGCTTTTGATGGGATTTCTCTTACATTCTTTCTCAGACTTGTGACATTCTGCTGTATCTGACTTGAAGTACATAAAAATTGCTGGCGATTTTTGCTTTGACATCTACAGTTTTTCTACGGTATAGGCTTTCTTTTCAAACTTCGGCGTCAAATTATATGAATTTAGAAATGATGAACATTCGTCGTTCTGCTACCGAACAAAATGCCTTcagatttcaaaatttttGGTTTTTCTTCGCTAAAGTTAACCGTGGCGCCTGAACCGGGCATTCCACGGTAGTGGCAAAAGAAGTAAGACGACCCAGATAATTACCCCGTTGGATAGGGTTGAGATGCGAAATTCTTCGCACACGCGAATGTGGGTGTCTCTGTCTGTGTCAAACCTGCCTGACAGACAAATTCCAGATTGCATAATCGCCCTGACGCCTTGCTCTGGTCGCAACCAAATCCAAACCCAAACCAACCAACCCCTGTAACTGTACCAGGGGTAGGTGGGTAGCGGGTAATGGGTCGATGATCCATGCATGGTCGATGAGCGGCGCTATACAGAGCACAGCAGTGCAGATCAAGGGGGGCCTGGGCCCTTTTGCGCTTTTTGCGGGTTTTGTGTGATTGTGATTCTGCCTGACTCGGGTGGACAGGTAGGTTACTTGCAGCACTTAGAAACACAAGGGGTAACGAAGAAAGGCGAATAGAAGTGGAATAACAAGCAGCCGGCTTCAGCCGACGCTCAGCTGCTGTGCATAATTGTGAACTTTATCAACTACGTGCATGGTGTATCAAGATTTTGTGCTTCGCGCTGTATTCGAAGTGCCGAGTTCGGAGGATTGGGTGTATGAGTCAAGGATCACATCAAGGTACAAATGTATGGACTACATTGGATGTTGCAGGTTGGGGAGGATGTaagaatgatgaatatgatcCCACGCTGGCTCGCTTAGGGTGGCTCGCTTGAGGCGATTCGCTTAGAGCCGAGACGAGGATTAGTTGTACAAGCGCATGTGGCGAGAAGACTATTTATGATTCGAGATGAAGCTGAGGCTGAAACGATCATCATTTGTGCAGTATTTGTGTAGAGTGTTTCCACATGTAGTTGTAAGTCtagaggaaaaggatgagaAAAGGACTACAGGATATATTAATATACCCCGTACAGGGGCAATAAATGTAAATGTCTACTCCATACCCCATACTCCAGAAATTGAAATATTGGATACCTGACAACGCGTGTACATATTGTAACAGTGCAGTTTCTGACAGAATCACGCCAAAGACCCGCCGTGGCTTGGTAACGGATAATCAGGGTTTGATCGGCACCCGTGATCGGCGGCGCTGCTTAACGCCAAGAATGTACCCGCCAAGACTGCCAAGCCCTCCCGAAGATCGTTTAGAAGGAGTATTATTACATGGAAGGCGATCAATACATACAGGTACGTGTTGGTACGTGTTGTGGTATCGGGTTGACGTACCCTTTCAATATGGATCAAggggattttttttttcctaaTCCTGGCGGTAGATTCATTGTAGATGTCATTGCTTTGGAATTGTCATTATTGTTTTAAATATGTGCTACTCTCCTCCTTTCCCTCTTTTTGATAGATGTCAATTTCAATGTCAACTCCAAGTGTCTGAGttccttcctttttttcttttttcttttttctatttttctctttgcttTAATCCGTCAGTCGTTACTTTCCTAGTATATACTAGGGCCCAATTTCCAAAATGAGCGCAGGCGCACAACATAAACTCTTCCAACCTCTCCAAAAACCTCTCCATGACCAAGATCATGATCCTATTCCCCCGGGCTCttcgggctctggctcgACAGTCGCACCTTCAGAAGCCTCTAACGATAGTACCTCGTCCCTTGTTGTGGTGGACTGGGATGGCCCGGATGACCCTGAGAAGCCGTTGAACTGGTCGCGTGCTAAGAAGAGGGCCATCATTAGCTCTGTTTGTCTAATGCGGTTTACTACGTATGTTCTGTGTTTCTTCTAGCAGAGTAAAGGTAGAGTAGCTAACGTTACTAGTCCGTTGGCTTCGTCGATGATGGCCCCGGCCCTGCTCCAAATTGGTGATGAGTTCTCTGGTACTTCAGAGATGCTGATTACTTTCACTGTTTCTATTTATGTGAGTATTCTTAGGATACTTCTGTCAAGCAAGTGTTAATTAGAATACAGATCATTGGCTTCGGTATCGGTCCTCTCATCCTCGCTCCCCTCTCCGAAATATACGGACGCAACCTCATCTACAACGTTGGAAATGTTCTCTTCACCCTCTTCACGGCTATGTGTGGAGTTTCTCCCAATGCAACTGCGCTTTTGATCTTCCGTCTGCTTGCTGGTGTCTTTGGCGGTGCCCCGTTGACCAATGGCGGTGGTACCATTTCGGATCTTGTTCCTGTTAACGAGCGTGGACTGTGCGTTTCCTTTCACCTCTTTCTTTTTACTTTTTAAAAAAGATATCGCTGACTCCTTATAGCATCATGAGTATCTTCAGCTTGAGTATGCTTATCGCACCCGTCGTCGGCCCTATCGCCGGTGGTTTCCTCTCCCAAGCCGCGAACTGGAGATGGATCTTCTGGCTATTGACCATCCTGAGCGGTTTCACCACCATTGTCTGCTTTGTTTTCCTCCGTGAAACCTACGGCCCGGTTCTTCTCGAGAGAAAGGCAGCCCGCATGCGCAAAGAAACTGGCAACCCCCACATTCAATCCGCCAACAAGTCTCCGCTTCCTTTGGGTCAGCTCTTCCGCCAAGTCATCACCCGCCCCGTCGAGTTCTTGTACAAGAGTCCTGTCAGTATCGTCATGGCGCTGTACATGGGTCTGGTTTACGGTATCATTTACCTTCTGTTTACGTCGTTCACCCAAGTCTTCGAAGACACGTATGGATTCAGCCAGGGTGTCGCCGGTCTTTGCTATGTTGGATTGGGACTTGGTTGCGCTACGCAGTTGTTTTCGGGTCACTACAGTGACAAGCTCTACATGCAGCTCTCGCAGCGCAACGGTGTTCAACGCCCGGAATACCGTCTACTCCTCCTGATCCCTGCCGCCCTTTCCCTTCCAGTTGGACTTGTAATCTACGGCTGGACCGCAGAGTTCAAGATCCACTGGATCGTTCCCATTATCGGTACCTTCTTCATCGGTGTTGGTTTCTCCGGATCCATGACCTCTGTTCAAACATATCTCGTCGACGCCTTTAGCTCATACTCCGCCAGCGCCCTCGCAGCCAATAATGTCGTCCGCAGTATCGCAGGCGGTGTGGTCCCTCTTGCTGGACCAAGCATGTACGGAAAGCTCGGACTGGGATGGGGAAACACCCTTCTGGGTCTGTTGGGTCTTGTTTTCGGCTTGACCCCGATGTACTTCTACCGGTACGGCGGCaccaagaaggagaagaaggaggaaaaggaaatacCCGTTTGAATTCTGTCTGTCttttcaatttttttttctgtcgtTTCATTCACCCATTCACAGTCTTTTGATTTTCCCTTCAAgtcttcgtttcttcgtctcTGGCTCACTACGTTTATTTCATTTCTGTCTGCATTGACTGGTTCGTTTTGGAAGTGTACCACTATTATGCATCATCGGTGTACTTGTATATAGCTTGATTTTCACTTGTTGCATTTCCTTTCTGTCTATATAGATCTAGAGCGGGCATAAAAATGGGCGGTTTGTTTTCTTGTCAAGATTGCGTTTGCGCGTACTTTTGTACCGTTCTTGGAGAAATCACATCAGCTCCAGCTCTAGTCCCTAGTTAATTTTTAGTTTAATATAAATACAAGGCGCTTTATGCTGCATATTACCGTGCCTACTTTGTATGCACGATGCCTTTGCATTGCATTGCATTCATCTGACGTGTTGACGGTTAGGCGCTGAGTACTCCGGTAGTTGTACAGTGTACGTAACTACTGGAATTTATGACAGATTAATGGGTGGTGCCTGGGGTTCGTCATGGCGGCAATGTGCATCAATAGTTTCATCCTGTCGCCGTACCCTGTATTAAAATCATTTGTCATTCAGGTATTGTATACAACTCCGCTACTGTACATTTGCCCAGGGATACAATTGAAACAAAACATACCAATCCTATCTACAGGTACTGACTAGGCAACCAAAATTAAGTTTATTGCGGTATGCTCACATGGCGTGGCATAACATGACACAGGAACGTCAAGTCGTTACCATCACTTCCTCAAATAGTTATCGCTACCGCATGTGACACCCAACCACCAAAAAACCATCCTGTTTATACAGTACAAGCAAGCGTCGGCGTCCATGTCTAACCGACGTCGATCATACTAAGCTATTTATACACATGCAAGCACTCTTGGCTAACGTCATGCCAAGAATCGCTGCTGTGTGGGTTTGTACAGAGTGCCGGGATCGACTGCCGGGTTGTTGGCGCGGCCAATGGGGATGGCAACGTATATAAGATAAGTATAGTTCGAGTGTTTTGGTGTGCTATGTACGATTGTGGATCCAAGTGCTTTGGCGTCTACATGTTCTTAGCTATGACCGCAACTTGGCCATTTGGTATCATTACAGCGGCTAAGGCTGTAAGGCTGTAAGGCTTATCGATGCTGTACGGTAATCAGCTAGTCATGTGTTTGTATATGCTGGCACTATCAGTACGTGAACTTGGATTTCGAATTACAACGTAGACAGACCCATCCAGGCAAAACCGAGTTGAGGGGAATCGATCCTCTGATGGCCACCACACCGGCTTTTCGTTGCCGTGGTTCTTGTCTTCCAGCAGACTGGATATCACAAGGAAGACCCAGGATCTGCTCTCTTGATATGCGGTGTCGATTCTCTCCAGCGTTGTATGTTGGGTTTGACTCGAATCGATTGTATTTCCATACATTCATCGTTGATTCTCTTCTTGATGGGTGTCATTTGCATTAACATGGACTTGGACAATGAATGGCTTGTTTTAAAAGATGGTGGATCAAAATGATGCTCGCCTCTAGTGATTATCGATACGACCTTGGCTATACCCACTATTAGTTGACCGTGGCACTTCTATCGCTTCATGTTTGTTCATGTCGGCGAAGAGAGAATGCGCTTTGGCCATTGGGATGTGATAAGAGAGCTTTGGGGGTGGCTGAGTATCGCAATTCATTCAAGGGCCGTTGACATTCCTTAGCTAAAGTTTATTGCTGTCGAACTGCTTTAATATAATGACCAGTGGTCCGTATGACCAGGAACTCTCGTCCTGGAAATATGCAGTGCGCTTAGCTTTCTTTTTAGGGAACGTAGACCCATTGCCGTAAACCATTTAGTCGGAATCCTACACACATGCGCGGCAACAGACCTGGGCTGTACGTCCGCCGGTGCCGTCTGCTTTGATCGTCAAAGCCAATATATAATAGCAGACACTCGTAACGCCGATACAAATGAGAGGTGAAAAAAAGGAACTATAGAGGATGGGGAATGACGGGGCCTTGTGGCCCGGGGCTCTGAGTGCGATGTCATAGATTGGCGGGCATCGCTGTCAACGGGCTCATCCTGAAGAGCCAGACGTATAACAAAACATCTGACTCGTATGCCATGCTGCCTGTTTGTGATTCCATGCAACTCAAATGAAATGGCAAATGTCCGTCTTATCCTTAATAACCTTCCTAATGCTCCTTTATCAAAATCATTCAGGGTAAGTTTTACCAACAGCCATAAACATAGGAGAAGCCGAAGATGCATAAATTGAGCGCAACTGACGATGTTGCCTCATGTAGCCAGTCTTTGGACATCTCGTTTGTAGCAGTGGAGATGTCTTTGATGTTCAAATTTTGAGTATCGGGGCCCGAACGTTGGCTATGCTACCGCCCAGAATTCGTATCTAGGACTTTGTTAAATCCCAGGATGGTCGGGTACGCAATATGCCCTTTAGTAATGTCCCTTCCAATCCGTGGTtagatattattattattatttaatcaagtttatagTTCATAACGAGCCtaaagctatgacagaccatattCCATGAACTCAAGGTTCGTAGCTGACTTTTGGCCTCTCGTCCTTGTGAGTTTCTGAGGCAAGTTCCCTTCTATaatctttctgatcctttcCCTCGCCCCAAGctgcctgtatgcgcagggcttttgagcagagtgctctcctttgtgttttcagtgcaggtgggtgtggcctaggctgaatctcagcttaggctaccctcccATGTTCAACTCTAACTGAAGACAATCAGTCCACTCCCTTCCATTGCCTGTGGGCGAACTCTTGACCACTCCATCACTTCATTCAGTCAGGTCCGCCTCCCACCAACAGCCATGCTAGGTAGTCCCAGGAAACAATGGATATGCGATTTCAATTCCTGATGGCAATCAACCGCCTGGGATTTGGAACACTGGCTTTAAGTCCGTCGGCGATAACCGGTCTGAAATGTGCCACATTCATAACGGGCAAATACAGTCTGCGTCGAATGATTCATGGTCCTGATGGATTGCTAAAGCCAATCATCTCCTTCCGTACTCAGCAGCTGCCTGTCCTGCATGCCTTGGCGGAGTGTACAGTAATGGAACCGTTTATGAATTGAATCACAGCTCGATTTAGTGATAATTCACTTGATTTCTCGGTCAGGCATGGGTTAACGGTTATCTTCAAGGGGGCTGTCCTGCAATACACCCAGAAAAATTTTGCGAATCTCCTTGAGCGCTGTGGTTTCCAGGGTCTATTTATTCATAATCAgttggcggagatggaggTTGGTCGATTCGAAAACAGCCCTAAAGAATGTCCATGAAGAAGTTACTGACAGCTCAGTGCAGGCTCTTAATCAATGCAATGGTATCGCGGAAGGAGGAACGGTTCTTTGTATCCGTAATGTTCCCAGGAACCCACTTCTATATATATTTTCGCTGAAACCTTACAGGTCTGGCCACTGAAATCCTCCTCGGCCGATACGAGATCCCTAAAGCCACCGAACCAAACTCGATAATAGCAAAGCACGAGAAGGCTACATTGCGGAATTGCAGAAGCTCCAGAGCAGTATCGAGGAAGGACACAGAAGCGAGGCGTACAACAACCGTATGCTCCCTCACTGCCGATCTATGATCCTAGCGATAGGCCATCGCATGGCATACGAGGCCGCGGCCGATATGGGGGTTGACCCCGATCTACTTGCTCTGTACGAGGCCGATGTGGTAAAGACTGACCCTAGTTGAAAGCGGCTGATGCTCTTATGGCGCGGCTGGACGAGCTTTTGGGTCGCTTGGATACTATGGATCCTTATATTACGGTCTCCATAGTTTCTGCAAACAGATGGGAGGCGTTTGTTGCTGAGCGCAAAACTATTACGGGACATGCTTCTTTTGATATTACCGATAAGGAGGATATGCGATCAAAACTTGGAGTTGGGGAAGCTATTCTTTAAACTTCTACGAATGAACGTTGCATCACTCTATAGTGCGTACATATATATTTTCGTATACGAACTTGATTTTCTAGAGTGACCGTGACTTTCCCCTTCCGGATGCCGCCGCTTTTACGAGGGTGCTCAGGGGGCTTGCTCAGTGAGCACTCAGGGCCTACTCAGGGCGCACTCAGTGATCAGTCACGTGCACTCTGAGGTACTCACCTCTCTTTATTTTGCGGGGGTAATTTGACCATAGTGCTATATCACAACCCAAATGCCCACGCCTGTTGCTGGTGTCTATATTGAATGATGCAAGCCAAAGGCTGATGGGTTTCGAATCTTCCTTGAGTGGCAAACTGTTTGAAGTAAGCTTACACATCTGTAGACCGTAATAAAAGAATTGGGCATCTCAATTTCGACAAAGCTATAAGTACTTGTATTTCCCTCCCATTTTGAAGGCTTTGTGATCCATGGGAGTTCAGGATTTTACCAACCATTCTATCCCTCATTGGCCTTATACCGCAGCCGAACCTAGGCATACCCATGACCATTGCAACCAGACACGTTCAAGTTTTGGTTGTACTTTCTCTCACTTTGAAATAAGTGGGTGGATATCGGCAATCCCAACCGCCGAGCAATTATTTAGCCACCAGCCTGCGGTGATGCTCGCGCTAAACCTCAGCGAGCCTTTTCCCGTTCCAATTAATGACCAACGCGACGCCAAGAATAGCCTCCTCTGCAGCCAGATACAGCCCCCTCCAATTTCAACTGGCCTGGTCAGACAGTATACAAAATGCCACCTGCCTTCACTCCGtccttctctctctcccacTTTCGCATCCTTCAATCAACAACACAACTCTCTCCAATCCCCAGGTTGATTGTGGTGTGAATCAAAACACAGTTCCTCACCCATGCATGTGATGGGATCAACTGCACCTGGGCAGCCTGCCACAGTGTCCCTAAGTTCACTGAAGTCACTGAATTCTTGGCCCATGTGGCTACTGTGCACAAATATGATGTCTGGTCACATTGGCTGCCTATCATGTGAGGTgcggttgtttgctttgttgataattACGGCGTTActtcctctcttccttcctcatgtcagTTATTCCCGttgatagctacctaggtagagcACATGAGTTAGATGTTCCAGTATCCTAGCTGAGCCCGTGACATCTTTCTAGGTATGCTTATC from Aspergillus chevalieri M1 DNA, chromosome 1, nearly complete sequence includes the following:
- a CDS encoding GNAT family N-acetyltransferase (COG:S;~EggNog:ENOG410Q1V2;~InterPro:IPR000182,IPR016181;~go_function: GO:0008080 - N-acetyltransferase activity [Evidence IEA]); its protein translation is MLVSYSALYAAEHRKPTAPTKSVAAPAPAFTLDTIHHIEEAHMIHLGRQVEVSKQLFPNEDFKLHQVPSGGVAALTIPFLGQQINRTLGLGMEGPVTDYDIRELEELHRASNLPVSVLLCPYADPSALQMLAVRGYGVDSFLNIYARSLNDIPVNMDQEPEYTFGFDTRVSRAPATEAGMAAFVHNSVAGFMDSGRPVTFLRAVAEMAALRKDTILYLAKIDGQIAGCGALALMETEYGRVAHIYIDSTTPAFRGRGVQRALIRARVLDAKRLGYNFVTVHANPGIGTGRNVEKEGFRLAFTKPIFTKRQN
- a CDS encoding MFS transporter (COG:G;~EggNog:ENOG410PFE6;~InterPro:IPR020846,IPR011701,IPR036259;~PFAM:PF07690;~TransMembrane:12 (i73-97o109-128i140-160o166-185i197-217o229-249i304-323o335-361i382-401o407-426i433-452o472-495i);~go_function: GO:0022857 - transmembrane transporter activity [Evidence IEA];~go_process: GO:0055085 - transmembrane transport [Evidence IEA]), coding for MSAGAQHKLFQPLQKPLHDQDHDPIPPGSSGSGSTVAPSEASNDSTSSLVVVDWDGPDDPEKPLNWSRAKKRAIISSVCLMRFTTPLASSMMAPALLQIGDEFSGTSEMLITFTVSIYIIGFGIGPLILAPLSEIYGRNLIYNVGNVLFTLFTAMCGVSPNATALLIFRLLAGVFGGAPLTNGGGTISDLVPVNERGLIMSIFSLSMLIAPVVGPIAGGFLSQAANWRWIFWLLTILSGFTTIVCFVFLRETYGPVLLERKAARMRKETGNPHIQSANKSPLPLGQLFRQVITRPVEFLYKSPVSIVMALYMGLVYGIIYLLFTSFTQVFEDTYGFSQGVAGLCYVGLGLGCATQLFSGHYSDKLYMQLSQRNGVQRPEYRLLLLIPAALSLPVGLVIYGWTAEFKIHWIVPIIGTFFIGVGFSGSMTSVQTYLVDAFSSYSASALAANNVVRSIAGGVVPLAGPSMYGKLGLGWGNTLLGLLGLVFGLTPMYFYRYGGTKKEKKEEKEIPV